A DNA window from Piliocolobus tephrosceles isolate RC106 unplaced genomic scaffold, ASM277652v3 unscaffolded_27745, whole genome shotgun sequence contains the following coding sequences:
- the LOC111535732 gene encoding olfactory receptor 1J1, translated as MSPENQSSVSEFLLLGLPIRPEQQAVFFTLFLGMYLTTVLGNLLIILLIRLDSHLHIPVYFFLSHLALTDISFSSVTVPKMMMNTQTQHLAIFYKGCISQTYFFIFFADLDSFLITSMAYDRYVAICHPLHYATIMGQSQCVMLVAGSWVIACACALLHTLLLAWLSFCADHIIPHFFCDLGALLKLSCSDTSLNQLAIFTAGLTAIMLPFLCILVSYGHTGVTILQIPSTNGICKALSTCGSHLSAVTLYYGTIIGLYFLPPSSNTNDKNIIASVIYTVVTPMLNPFIYSLRNKDIKGALRKLLSRSGAVAHACNLSTLGGRGRWIT; from the coding sequence ATGAGCCCTGAGAACCAGAGCAGCGTATCCGAGTtcctcctcctgggcctccccatCCGGCCAGAGCAGCAGGCCGTGTTCTTCACCCTGTTCCTGGGCATGTACCTGACCACAGTGTTGGGGAACCTGCTCATCATCCTGCTCATCCGGCTGGACTCTCACCTTCACATCCCCGTGTACTTCTTCCTTAGCCACTTGGCCCTCACTGACATCTCCTTTTCATCTGTCACTGTCCCTAAGATGATGATGAACACGCAGACCCAGCACCTAGCTATCTTTTACAAGGGGTGCATTTCACagacatattttttcatattctttgctGACTTAGACAGTTTCCTTATCACTTCAATGGCGTATGACAGGTATGTGGCCATCTGTCACCCTCTACATTATGCCACGATCATGGGTCAGAGTCAGTGTGTCATGCTGGTGGCTGGGTCCTGGGTCATCGCTTGTGCGTGTGCTCTTTTGCATACCCTCCTCCTGGCCTGGCTTTCCTTCTGTGCTGACCACATCATCCCTCACTTCTTCTGTGACCTTGGTGCCCTGCTCAAGTTGTCCTGCTCAGACACCTCCCTCAATCAGTTAGCAATCTTTACAGCAGGATTGACAGCCATTATGCTTCCATTCCTGTGTATCCTGGTTTCTTATGGTCACACTggggtcaccatcctccagattcCCTCTACTAACGGCATATGCAAAGCCTTGTCCACTTGTGGATCCCACCTCTCAGCAGTGACTCTCTATTATGGGACGATTATTGGtctctattttcttcccccaTCCAGCAACACCAATGACAAGAACATAATCGCTTCAGTGATATACACAGTAGTCACTCCCATGTTGAACCCCTTCATTtacagtctgagaaataaagacatcAAGGGAGCCTTAAGAAAACTCTTGAGTAggtctggcgcagtggctcacgcctgtaatctcagcactttgggaggccgaggcagatggatcac